In Synechocystis sp. PCC 6714, the following are encoded in one genomic region:
- a CDS encoding TVP38/TMEM64 family protein, producing MFTHFLKIFKKQSKSPRWQGFGLLTIGAFALIHLLEALAISSFSVAMFFLASPALAQESGAGGFNPQSWLLNALQWIDGLGTAGAIAFILLYVVATVAFLPGSILTLGAGVVFGVILGSVYVFIGATLGATGAFLVGRYLARGWVSKKIAGNQKFKAIDEAVGKEGLKIVLLTRLSPVFPFNLLNYGYGVTGVSLKNYVIGSLGMIPGTITYVYIGSLAGSLATVGAEITQANPTIQWTIRIIGFIATLAVTIYITKIAKKALNEVIVEPKMTE from the coding sequence ATGTTTACCCATTTCTTGAAAATCTTCAAAAAACAATCTAAATCACCCCGATGGCAAGGTTTTGGACTTTTAACCATCGGTGCTTTTGCCCTCATTCATTTACTGGAAGCATTGGCTATTTCTAGCTTTAGTGTTGCCATGTTTTTTTTGGCCAGCCCTGCCCTAGCCCAGGAAAGTGGTGCTGGTGGTTTTAACCCCCAAAGTTGGTTACTAAATGCCCTGCAATGGATTGATGGTTTAGGCACTGCCGGAGCGATCGCCTTTATCTTGCTTTATGTGGTAGCCACGGTGGCTTTTCTGCCGGGATCGATTTTAACTTTGGGGGCTGGGGTGGTATTTGGAGTTATCCTTGGCTCAGTCTATGTTTTCATTGGCGCAACACTTGGGGCAACGGGGGCATTTCTGGTGGGACGATACTTGGCCCGGGGTTGGGTATCAAAAAAAATCGCCGGTAATCAAAAATTTAAAGCCATTGATGAAGCGGTGGGTAAGGAAGGTTTAAAGATTGTTCTTTTAACTAGGCTTTCCCCAGTTTTTCCCTTTAATTTGTTGAACTATGGCTATGGTGTCACTGGAGTTTCTTTAAAGAATTATGTCATTGGTTCCCTGGGCATGATTCCCGGCACCATTACCTATGTTTATATTGGTTCTTTAGCCGGCAGTTTAGCCACTGTTGGAGCTGAAATAACTCAGGCCAATCCCACCATACAATGGACAATTCGCATTATTGGTTTTATCGCCACCCTTGCTGTCACTATCTACATCACTAAGATTGCTAAAAAAGCCTTAAATGAAGTAATTGTGGAACCAAAAATGACCGAATAA
- a CDS encoding cytochrome b/b6 domain-containing protein, with translation MSPTRPYQSLLLRLLHGAMALLTLLAIASGFWVYNTYDGRWGSLPLPKPYYTQDLHGTGALALFLLMFPFALYCFHLGDRYLWSDQSWPQLKRPGSAGFWLALQRLANSLMLVALTMAVVSGRMMQESWLPQKELNHLPYFFHLLGWLVVVLCLGFHLLFSAKVGGIALWRSMVSWGRRAKDNPQQWLRDFRWKLSSKSLQWLQWLVVAGLLFALTVPLFA, from the coding sequence ATGTCTCCGACCCGTCCCTATCAATCCCTGCTACTGCGGCTCCTCCATGGGGCCATGGCCCTGTTAACCCTGTTGGCGATCGCCAGTGGCTTTTGGGTCTACAACACCTATGACGGTCGCTGGGGATCTTTGCCGTTGCCGAAGCCCTACTATACCCAGGATCTCCATGGCACCGGAGCTTTGGCCCTATTTCTGCTCATGTTTCCCTTTGCCCTCTACTGCTTCCACCTTGGCGATCGCTATTTATGGTCTGACCAAAGTTGGCCACAGCTAAAACGACCGGGCAGTGCTGGCTTTTGGCTTGCATTGCAGAGATTGGCCAATAGCCTCATGCTGGTGGCTTTAACCATGGCGGTGGTCAGCGGACGCATGATGCAGGAAAGTTGGTTACCCCAAAAAGAACTCAATCATCTGCCCTACTTTTTCCATCTCCTGGGCTGGTTAGTAGTTGTCCTCTGTTTAGGATTCCATTTACTATTCAGTGCCAAAGTGGGGGGAATTGCCCTCTGGCGATCGATGGTGAGTTGGGGCCGCAGGGCTAAGGATAATCCCCAGCAATGGCTCAGGGATTTTCGCTGGAAGCTATCTTCAAAAAGTCTACAGTGGCTCCAATGGTTAGTGGTGGCGGGATTATTGTTTGCCTTGACTGTTCCTCTTTTTGCTTAG
- the arsS gene encoding arsenosugar biosynthesis radical SAM (seleno)protein ArsS (Some members of this family are selenoproteins.) → MVQQLEGSFQKPKITPFAQKLDIPLTKQKISTLQINLGKRCNLACSHCHVDAGPQRTEELSSKICQQLIEIIQKFSQIKVVDLTGGAPEILYGFKPLVEAARTTGKEVIVRSNLTIYFETGFKDIPEYCARHQVRIVASLPCYLEDNVDKMRGNGVYEKSIQALQWLNKLGYGQNESLILDLVYNPPLPTSEKFSLTPPQQSLEQDYKKFLKEHFDINFNNLLTITNLPIGRSKFHLEKYQLHQRYLAFLENNFNPVTVDNLMCRNELSVDYLGNIYDCDFNQMENISAQSALHKKLTVSDLLKADNLDLIQEIKTADYCYGCTAGAGSSCGGALT, encoded by the coding sequence ATGGTTCAACAATTAGAGGGTTCCTTTCAAAAACCTAAAATTACTCCCTTTGCTCAAAAGTTAGATATTCCTCTAACCAAGCAAAAAATTTCTACCCTCCAAATTAATTTGGGAAAGCGTTGCAATCTAGCCTGTAGTCATTGCCATGTGGATGCTGGTCCCCAACGCACTGAGGAGCTTTCTTCAAAAATCTGCCAACAATTAATCGAAATTATTCAAAAATTTTCCCAAATAAAAGTGGTGGATCTCACCGGGGGAGCACCGGAAATACTCTACGGTTTTAAGCCCCTGGTGGAAGCCGCTAGGACCACAGGTAAAGAAGTAATTGTTCGTTCTAATTTGACCATCTATTTTGAAACAGGATTTAAGGATATTCCTGAATATTGTGCCCGGCATCAAGTCAGAATCGTTGCTTCTTTGCCGTGCTATCTCGAAGATAATGTAGATAAAATGCGGGGTAATGGGGTTTATGAAAAATCTATTCAAGCTCTGCAATGGTTGAATAAATTGGGTTATGGCCAGAATGAAAGTTTAATTTTAGACCTAGTTTATAATCCGCCGCTACCAACTTCAGAAAAATTCTCCCTCACCCCTCCTCAGCAGTCCCTTGAACAGGATTATAAAAAATTCCTCAAAGAACATTTTGACATTAATTTTAATAATTTACTGACCATTACTAACTTGCCCATTGGTCGGAGTAAATTTCATCTTGAAAAATATCAATTACATCAAAGATATCTGGCTTTCTTGGAAAATAATTTTAATCCAGTAACAGTTGATAATCTGATGTGTCGCAACGAACTATCCGTTGATTATTTGGGTAATATTTATGACTGCGATTTTAACCAAATGGAAAATATTTCTGCCCAATCCGCTTTACATAAAAAATTAACTGTTAGCGATTTATTAAAAGCTGATAATTTAGATTTAATCCAAGAGATTAAAACTGCCGATTATTGTTATGGTTGCACCGCCGGAGCTGGATCTAGCTGTGGAGGAGCATTGACTTAA
- the arsM gene encoding arsenosugar biosynthesis arsenite methyltransferase ArsM, translating to MTYLQTAADFYAEVAQTPEVGLCCVQSNPLTLPELTIPLPMQEMNYGCGTTVHPNELAGEPTVLYVGVGGGLEALQFAYFCRRPGGVVAVEPVEAMRAAAVRNLQLAAEENNWFQTKFVEIRPGDAFALPVPDNSVDLVAQNCLFNIFEPEDLSRALKEAYRVLKPHGRLIMSDPIATRPIPQHLRQDERLRAMCLSGALTYAEYIQHLIDTGFGQIEIRARRPYRLLDSVTYKLDEHLLLESLDSVSFKVPIPGDGACIFTGKTAIYAGSEPLFDDQAGHILQQGVPSAVCDKTALKLSSTYPDKIMITDSTWHYSGGGCC from the coding sequence ATGACTTACCTACAAACCGCCGCCGATTTTTACGCAGAAGTCGCCCAAACTCCAGAAGTGGGACTTTGTTGCGTGCAAAGTAATCCCCTCACCCTGCCAGAATTAACCATTCCTCTTCCCATGCAGGAAATGAATTATGGTTGTGGAACTACGGTGCACCCCAATGAATTGGCCGGAGAACCCACAGTGCTTTACGTCGGCGTTGGAGGTGGTCTGGAAGCATTGCAATTTGCCTATTTTTGCCGTCGTCCTGGGGGAGTGGTTGCGGTGGAGCCGGTGGAAGCAATGCGGGCTGCTGCTGTGCGTAATTTGCAATTAGCTGCCGAGGAAAATAATTGGTTCCAGACTAAGTTTGTAGAAATTCGGCCAGGGGATGCCTTTGCTTTACCTGTACCGGATAATTCCGTGGATCTGGTGGCCCAGAATTGTCTGTTTAATATTTTTGAGCCGGAAGATTTATCCCGAGCCCTCAAAGAAGCCTACCGAGTTTTAAAACCCCATGGCCGTTTGATCATGAGCGATCCCATTGCTACCCGGCCTATTCCTCAACATTTGCGCCAGGATGAACGGTTACGGGCCATGTGTTTATCCGGAGCATTAACCTATGCAGAATACATTCAACACTTAATTGATACCGGTTTTGGACAGATAGAAATTCGAGCCCGCCGCCCCTATCGTTTGCTCGATTCCGTCACTTACAAACTGGATGAACATTTATTGTTAGAAAGTTTAGACTCTGTTTCCTTTAAAGTACCTATTCCCGGCGATGGAGCTTGTATTTTTACAGGTAAAACTGCCATTTATGCCGGATCAGAACCCCTATTTGATGACCAAGCAGGGCATATCTTACAACAGGGAGTTCCCAGTGCGGTGTGCGATAAAACAGCCCTAAAATTAAGCTCTACCTATCCAGACAAAATTATGATCACCGATTCTACTTGGCATTATAGCGGTGGCGGTTGTTGTTAG
- a CDS encoding mercuric reductase yields the protein MDNSLSHAVDILPKDKYNQELLSQVHPPDWVNPSPEKEYDLVVIGAGTAGLVVAAGAAGLGIGLKVALIEKNLMGGDCLNFGCVPSKALISSARVVGMVNYADSLGVKKPAKIEVDFPAVMARMRKIRAGISHHDSAQRFRDLGIDVFLGQGHFLKNNCIEVGEAVLPYKKAVIATGARAVRPNILGIEEVGFLTNETVFSLTECPDRLAVIGGGPIGCELAQAFQRLGAQVTLLHRGSYLLNKEDPEAAAIVQQSLIKDGVKLILNAQLERAELTENGKILHYIAKGQSGSIEIDEILAGAGRVPNVEGLNLEATGVEFDHRGVKVNDYLQTTNPKIYAAGDICLDWKFTHAADAAARIVIKNTLFSPFGLGRSKLSHLTMPWVTYTDPEVAHVGLTEMAAEAMDIGYKTIKIPFSNVDRAIAAGETEGFLKIIHIANSDEILGATIVAPHAGEMISEITTAIVNKIGLSKLAGVIHPYPTQAEVIKKAADAYRRTLLTSNTKRLLKWLSKLS from the coding sequence ATGGATAATTCCCTGTCCCATGCCGTTGATATTCTGCCCAAGGATAAATATAATCAAGAATTGCTATCCCAGGTTCACCCCCCCGATTGGGTAAATCCTTCTCCCGAAAAAGAATATGATTTAGTGGTTATTGGGGCAGGAACCGCTGGTCTAGTGGTGGCGGCCGGAGCGGCCGGCTTAGGCATTGGTTTAAAAGTTGCCCTGATTGAAAAGAATTTGATGGGGGGTGATTGCCTTAACTTTGGTTGCGTTCCTTCCAAAGCCTTAATTAGCTCTGCCCGAGTGGTCGGGATGGTGAATTATGCTGATAGTTTAGGTGTTAAAAAACCAGCCAAGATTGAAGTAGATTTCCCGGCAGTGATGGCTAGAATGCGAAAAATTCGAGCGGGCATTAGTCACCATGATTCTGCCCAAAGATTTCGAGATTTAGGCATTGATGTTTTTCTTGGCCAAGGGCATTTTTTAAAAAATAATTGCATTGAAGTGGGGGAAGCAGTTTTACCCTATAAAAAAGCGGTCATTGCCACAGGAGCTAGGGCGGTAAGGCCTAATATTCTTGGTATTGAAGAGGTGGGATTTTTGACCAATGAAACAGTATTTTCCTTAACGGAATGTCCCGATCGCCTAGCGGTGATTGGTGGTGGCCCCATTGGTTGCGAGTTAGCCCAAGCCTTTCAAAGATTGGGGGCGCAAGTTACGTTACTGCATCGGGGGAGTTATTTATTGAATAAAGAAGATCCGGAAGCGGCGGCCATTGTCCAGCAATCCTTAATTAAAGATGGGGTTAAATTAATTTTAAATGCCCAATTAGAGCGAGCAGAGTTAACGGAAAATGGCAAGATTTTACACTATATCGCCAAGGGTCAATCTGGTTCAATTGAAATAGATGAAATTCTTGCTGGAGCAGGGCGAGTCCCTAACGTGGAAGGCTTAAATTTAGAAGCGACGGGAGTGGAATTTGATCACCGGGGAGTGAAAGTTAATGATTATTTGCAAACCACCAACCCGAAAATTTATGCCGCTGGGGATATTTGTTTAGATTGGAAATTTACCCATGCCGCCGATGCTGCTGCTCGCATTGTTATTAAAAATACTCTCTTTTCTCCCTTTGGTTTAGGGCGTAGTAAATTAAGCCATTTAACTATGCCCTGGGTTACTTACACCGACCCAGAAGTTGCCCATGTTGGTTTAACTGAAATGGCCGCTGAAGCTATGGATATTGGCTATAAAACTATCAAAATTCCTTTTTCTAATGTTGATCGGGCGATCGCCGCAGGGGAAACGGAGGGATTTCTAAAAATTATTCATATCGCTAATAGTGATGAAATTCTCGGAGCCACCATTGTTGCCCCCCACGCAGGGGAAATGATTTCGGAAATCACCACAGCTATAGTCAATAAAATTGGTTTGAGTAAATTAGCAGGGGTAATCCATCCTTATCCTACCCAGGCGGAAGTAATTAAAAAAGCCGCCGATGCCTACCGCCGAACCTTACTTACTAGCAACACTAAGCGTTTACTGAAATGGTTAAGTAAATTGTCTTAA
- a CDS encoding MBL fold metallo-hydrolase, producing MELTWYDSNSWLIQIGGQRILLDPWLVGDLTFGNTPWLFRGFRSQPLAIPENIDLILLSQGLEDHAHPPTLKKLDKTCPVLGSPKAAEVATGLGYAQVQPLPHNQKFVLHDRVEILALPGSPIGPTLVENAYVLTDLQTGTKLYYEPHGFHSPQLQDLGPIDVVLTPVIGINILGFLPVLNGQKTTIELCKMVNPQAIVPTSGAAELSYGGLLTKVLRLDGDLDQFRQSLSNEGIQASLLEPQVGVPLTVPLNVPQSAIG from the coding sequence ATGGAACTAACTTGGTACGACAGCAACTCTTGGTTAATTCAAATTGGCGGACAGAGAATTTTGCTCGATCCTTGGTTAGTGGGGGACTTAACCTTTGGCAATACTCCCTGGTTATTTCGCGGTTTTCGCTCCCAGCCCTTGGCAATTCCCGAAAACATTGACCTCATTTTGCTGTCCCAAGGTTTGGAAGACCATGCCCATCCCCCCACATTAAAAAAGTTGGATAAAACTTGCCCTGTCCTCGGTTCCCCTAAGGCCGCTGAAGTGGCAACTGGTTTAGGCTATGCACAGGTTCAGCCTTTGCCCCATAATCAAAAATTTGTCCTCCATGACCGGGTGGAAATCCTTGCCCTGCCCGGTTCCCCCATTGGCCCCACCCTGGTGGAAAATGCCTATGTGTTAACGGATCTACAAACTGGAACCAAACTCTACTACGAACCCCACGGTTTCCACTCTCCCCAATTACAAGACCTGGGGCCCATTGATGTGGTTTTAACCCCCGTCATTGGTATTAATATCCTCGGATTCCTGCCGGTGCTCAATGGTCAAAAAACCACCATAGAGCTTTGTAAAATGGTCAATCCCCAGGCGATCGTTCCCACCTCCGGAGCGGCAGAATTAAGTTATGGGGGTTTACTGACTAAAGTTTTACGTCTAGACGGCGATCTCGACCAATTTCGCCAGTCCCTAAGTAACGAAGGGATACAAGCTTCCCTATTGGAACCCCAGGTGGGGGTGCCCCTAACTGTTCCCCTCAATGTGCCCCAATCCGCCATTGGCTAG
- a CDS encoding diguanylate cyclase → MASFRKTMSDRHKTKAQLLQEMEGLRQELADFRQQYSTATQAQATVLQQRETDLADIQRIAKLGFWRFDIASGEITWSAEIYQLFGLEPHQFAPSYDWLVQSIQPEFRELHQSIVDTVIATGKTQAIEYAITRADFSTGWVWARIEAVIDDQGKVRGLQGVAMDISDRKMAEIASRESEARFRNLFESNIVGMFFASNQGQILDANDRFLKMIGFSRQELDIGLVRWDELTPPEYDQKDREIIARLRNHETPEPWQKEYYRKDGSRIPVLVGVASIDVELKYTVCIVVDMTEQQETLHRYQATEAKLAELNAQLEQRVLDRTQSLQENEERLKLAFNAANMGYWDLDLLTNGIVWSESLEQMMGLKPGSFDGDLQKVAQMMHPDDRTMVLEALDQSIHNNEPYDLEFRFIKPDGTLRWAASQAIVIRDQNNFPIRVIGVDVDITRRKQFEEELRKVNQTLEDRLDELKQRNAEMLILSGITDYLQSCFTVKDACGVIAALAQPLFPGCYGGIFILAPQNNYLERVTFWGNPLCSDDVFTPLDCWALRRGRSHGVKQGQHALFCNHVNDQHLPLASLCIPLIAQGETLGLLFLCTFKEQVLPEIRQQLAKTVAEQLGLAIANLKLREQLEERSLRDPLTTLFNRRYLEQCLIQELARAKRHRYSISVMMIDIDHFKHFNDSLGHDAGDRVLASIGALLKNNIRASDVACRYGGEEITVILPDTTLEEALQKAEFLRQAIAEMEIEYSGQILNSITASFGVSCYPDHGQTGQEIMQMADKALYNAKQAGRNRVIIAPKEVSI, encoded by the coding sequence GTGGCTTCATTCCGCAAAACCATGAGCGATCGCCACAAAACTAAAGCTCAATTACTCCAGGAAATGGAGGGGTTGAGGCAGGAATTGGCAGACTTTCGGCAACAGTATTCCACAGCAACCCAGGCCCAAGCAACCGTCCTCCAACAGCGGGAAACGGATTTAGCAGACATTCAACGTATTGCTAAATTGGGTTTTTGGCGGTTTGATATTGCCTCCGGTGAGATCACCTGGTCAGCGGAAATTTATCAATTATTTGGTCTAGAGCCCCATCAGTTTGCCCCCAGTTATGACTGGTTAGTCCAGAGCATTCAGCCCGAATTTAGAGAACTCCACCAGAGTATTGTTGACACCGTCATTGCCACTGGAAAAACCCAGGCCATAGAGTATGCAATAACCCGCGCTGACTTTTCCACAGGTTGGGTGTGGGCCAGAATCGAAGCAGTTATCGACGATCAGGGAAAGGTAAGGGGATTGCAGGGGGTGGCCATGGACATTAGTGATCGCAAGATGGCCGAAATAGCCTCAAGGGAAAGCGAAGCCCGCTTTAGAAATTTGTTTGAGTCCAATATTGTCGGGATGTTTTTTGCTTCCAATCAAGGGCAAATTCTCGATGCCAATGACCGTTTTCTAAAAATGATCGGTTTTAGCAGACAAGAATTAGATATTGGGCTGGTGCGCTGGGATGAGCTAACTCCCCCCGAATACGACCAAAAAGATCGAGAAATTATTGCCCGTTTGCGGAATCACGAAACCCCGGAGCCTTGGCAAAAGGAGTATTACCGCAAGGATGGCAGCCGCATTCCCGTGCTGGTCGGTGTTGCCAGCATAGATGTGGAGCTTAAATATACAGTCTGTATAGTGGTGGATATGACTGAGCAGCAGGAAACCCTGCATCGGTACCAAGCAACGGAAGCAAAACTGGCGGAACTCAATGCCCAGTTGGAACAGCGTGTTTTAGATCGCACCCAATCCCTCCAGGAAAATGAAGAACGTTTGAAGTTAGCGTTTAATGCGGCCAATATGGGCTATTGGGATTTGGATCTTTTAACTAATGGCATTGTGTGGTCAGAAAGCCTGGAGCAAATGATGGGACTTAAGCCGGGAAGTTTTGATGGCGATCTACAAAAAGTCGCACAAATGATGCATCCTGATGACCGGACCATGGTACTGGAAGCTCTAGACCAAAGTATCCATAATAATGAACCATATGATTTAGAGTTCCGCTTTATCAAACCCGATGGGACCCTCCGCTGGGCGGCAAGTCAGGCCATTGTGATTCGAGATCAAAACAATTTTCCCATCCGTGTCATTGGGGTGGATGTGGACATTACCCGCCGTAAACAATTTGAGGAGGAACTACGAAAAGTTAACCAAACCCTAGAGGATCGTCTCGATGAATTGAAACAGCGTAATGCTGAAATGTTAATACTTTCGGGCATTACCGATTATCTCCAGTCTTGTTTTACCGTCAAAGATGCGTGTGGGGTGATTGCAGCCCTAGCCCAACCTCTATTTCCTGGTTGTTACGGTGGGATTTTTATCTTAGCTCCCCAAAATAATTACCTCGAACGGGTCACTTTTTGGGGTAATCCGTTATGCTCCGATGATGTGTTCACCCCCCTAGATTGTTGGGCTTTGCGACGGGGACGCTCCCATGGGGTGAAGCAGGGGCAACATGCTTTGTTTTGCAATCATGTTAATGACCAACACTTACCGTTGGCAAGTTTGTGTATTCCCCTCATTGCCCAGGGAGAAACCCTTGGCTTGCTGTTTCTTTGCACTTTCAAAGAACAAGTTTTGCCCGAAATACGGCAACAATTGGCAAAAACAGTGGCGGAACAGCTTGGCTTGGCGATCGCCAATTTGAAGTTAAGGGAACAACTGGAAGAACGGAGTTTGCGGGATCCATTGACCACGCTTTTCAACCGCCGTTACCTAGAGCAATGTTTAATCCAGGAACTGGCCAGGGCAAAACGTCATCGCTATTCGATTAGTGTGATGATGATTGATATTGACCACTTCAAGCATTTTAACGATTCCCTAGGCCATGACGCCGGCGATCGTGTCTTAGCTTCCATCGGTGCTCTTCTGAAAAATAATATTCGGGCTTCCGATGTGGCCTGTCGTTATGGAGGCGAAGAAATAACTGTAATTTTGCCTGATACTACCCTCGAAGAGGCTTTGCAAAAAGCAGAATTTTTACGTCAGGCGATCGCCGAAATGGAAATAGAATACAGTGGACAGATTCTAAATAGTATCACCGCCTCTTTTGGTGTTTCTTGTTACCCCGATCATGGTCAAACGGGGCAAGAAATTATGCAAATGGCAGATAAAGCTTTGTACAATGCCAAGCAAGCCGGCAGAAATCGGGTCATCATTGCGCCCAAAGAAGTTTCCATTTAG
- the glgB gene encoding 1,4-alpha-glucan branching enzyme: MTYTINADQVHQIVHNLHHDPFEVLGCHPLGDHGKVNQWVIRAYLPTAEAVTVLLPTDRREVVMTTAHHPNFFECVLELEEPKNYQLRISENGHERVIYDPYGFKTPKLTDFDLHVFGEGNHHRIYEKLGAHLMTVDGVKGVYFAVWAPNARNVSILGDFNNWDGRLHQMRKRNNMVWELFIPELGVGTSYKYEIKNWEGHIYEKTDPYGFYQEVRPKTASIVADLDNYQWHDEDWLEARRTSDPLSKPVSVYELHLGSWLHTAYDEPVKTLHGDGVPVEVSEWNTGARFLTYYELVDKLIPYVKELGYTHIELLPIAEHPFDGSWGYQVTGYYAPTSRFGSPEDFMYFVDQCHLNGIGVIIDWVPGHFPKDGHGLAFFDGTHLYEHGDPRKGEHKEWGTLIFNYGRNEVRNFLVANALFWFDKYHIDGMRVDAVASMLYLDYCREEGEWVANEYGGRENLEAADFLRQVNSVVYSYFPGILSIAEESTSWPMVSWPTYVGGLGFNLKWNMGWMHDMLDYFSMDPWFRQFHQNSITFSMWYNHSENYMLALSHDEVVHGKSNMLGKMPGDEWQKYANVRALFTYMFTHPGKKTMFMSMEFGQWSEWNVWGDLEWHLLNYPPHQQLKQFFTELNNLYKNEPALYSNDFEEAGFQWIDCSDNRHSVVSFIRRAKNSAEFVVTICNFTPQPHSHYRVGVPEAGFYTELFNSDARQYGGSNMGNLGGKWTEEWSFHEQPYSLDLCLPPLSVLVLKLNRNAEGNAIPAQETTDMA, translated from the coding sequence ATGACCTACACCATCAACGCTGACCAAGTCCATCAGATTGTCCATAATCTTCACCACGATCCCTTTGAAGTGTTGGGCTGCCATCCCCTTGGGGACCACGGCAAGGTCAATCAATGGGTCATTCGTGCCTATCTACCCACCGCTGAAGCGGTAACAGTGCTGCTCCCCACCGATCGCCGGGAAGTGGTGATGACCACGGCCCACCATCCCAACTTTTTTGAATGCGTGTTGGAGTTGGAAGAACCGAAGAATTACCAACTGCGGATCAGTGAAAATGGCCACGAAAGGGTAATTTACGATCCCTACGGTTTTAAAACCCCCAAACTGACGGATTTTGACCTCCACGTATTTGGGGAAGGGAACCATCATCGCATTTACGAAAAACTTGGCGCCCATCTGATGACAGTGGATGGGGTGAAAGGGGTCTATTTCGCTGTGTGGGCTCCCAATGCCCGCAATGTCTCTATTTTGGGGGACTTCAACAATTGGGACGGTAGACTGCACCAAATGCGGAAACGCAACAATATGGTCTGGGAATTATTTATTCCTGAGTTGGGGGTCGGCACCTCCTACAAGTACGAAATCAAAAACTGGGAAGGCCACATCTACGAAAAGACTGATCCCTACGGTTTTTATCAAGAAGTGCGCCCCAAAACCGCTTCCATTGTGGCGGATCTGGACAATTACCAATGGCACGACGAAGATTGGCTAGAAGCTAGACGTACCAGTGATCCCCTCAGCAAACCAGTTTCCGTTTACGAACTCCATTTAGGCTCCTGGCTCCATACCGCCTACGATGAACCGGTGAAAACCCTCCATGGGGATGGGGTTCCGGTAGAAGTTTCGGAATGGAATACCGGCGCCAGATTTTTGACCTATTACGAGCTGGTGGATAAACTCATCCCCTACGTCAAGGAATTGGGCTATACCCACATTGAGCTACTGCCGATCGCCGAACATCCCTTTGACGGCTCCTGGGGTTATCAGGTGACAGGGTATTATGCCCCCACTTCCCGCTTTGGCAGTCCCGAAGACTTCATGTATTTTGTCGATCAATGTCACCTCAACGGCATTGGCGTAATCATCGACTGGGTGCCGGGGCATTTTCCCAAAGATGGCCATGGCCTAGCCTTTTTTGATGGGACCCATTTGTACGAACATGGCGATCCCCGTAAAGGCGAACATAAGGAATGGGGCACCCTAATCTTTAACTATGGCCGCAACGAAGTGCGGAACTTCTTGGTGGCCAATGCCCTGTTCTGGTTCGATAAATATCACATTGACGGCATGCGGGTGGATGCGGTAGCTTCCATGCTTTACCTGGATTATTGCCGAGAGGAAGGGGAATGGGTGGCCAATGAGTACGGCGGTAGGGAAAACCTAGAAGCGGCGGACTTTCTACGGCAGGTAAACAGCGTTGTTTATAGCTACTTCCCCGGTATCCTGTCCATTGCGGAGGAATCCACTTCCTGGCCCATGGTGTCCTGGCCTACCTATGTTGGGGGTTTGGGCTTTAACCTCAAATGGAATATGGGTTGGATGCACGACATGCTCGACTATTTCAGCATGGACCCCTGGTTCCGCCAGTTTCACCAAAACAGTATTACTTTTAGTATGTGGTACAACCACAGCGAAAATTATATGCTGGCCCTCTCCCACGACGAGGTGGTGCACGGTAAGAGCAATATGCTGGGTAAAATGCCTGGGGATGAATGGCAAAAGTACGCCAACGTTAGGGCCTTATTCACCTATATGTTCACCCATCCCGGCAAGAAAACCATGTTTATGAGCATGGAATTTGGCCAGTGGAGTGAGTGGAATGTGTGGGGAGATTTGGAATGGCATCTGCTCAATTATCCGCCCCATCAACAGTTAAAACAATTCTTCACTGAATTGAACAATTTGTATAAAAATGAGCCGGCTTTATACAGCAATGATTTTGAAGAAGCGGGTTTCCAATGGATCGATTGCAGTGATAACCGCCACAGTGTAGTTTCTTTTATTCGCCGGGCTAAAAATAGCGCCGAATTTGTGGTGACCATTTGTAATTTCACCCCCCAACCCCATAGCCATTACCGGGTGGGAGTGCCGGAGGCAGGCTTCTACACGGAGTTATTTAACAGTGATGCCCGGCAGTATGGCGGTAGTAACATGGGCAATCTGGGCGGAAAATGGACGGAGGAATGGTCTTTCCATGAACAGCCCTATTCCTTGGATTTATGCTTACCCCCCCTCTCGGTGTTGGTGTTGAAACTAAACCGTAACGCTGAGGGCAATGCCATACCGGCCCAGGAGACCACTGACATGGCCTAG